A window of Kineococcus sp. NBC_00420 genomic DNA:
GTAGTCGGTGGGCAGGGGTGAGCGCGCGGGGTTGACCCGCGCGACCACCTCGTCCAGCACGCGGCGGACCGACTTCTCCCCCACCCACAGGTGCTTCGCACCGTCGACGGGGACGATCTCGGCCTGCCGCAGCGGCGCGAACCGCTCCCGCGCCTGCTCGGGACGCAGGAAGTCGTCGAACTCCGGGACGAGCGCCGTGACCGGGCGGCCGAACTCCGCCCAGGCCTCGAGGTCGCCCGGCGTGGACCAGCGCAGCGGCGGGGACAGCAGGATCAACCCCTCGACGAGCGGGTCACGACCGTGGACGAGGGCCAGGTCCGTCCCGAAGGACCAGCCCAGCAGCCACACGTGCGGCAGGTCGCGGAACTCCACGAACTCCAGCGCCGCCGCGACGTCGAACCGCTCGCCGTCGCCCGCGTCGAAGTGGCCCTCGCTCGTCCCCCGTGGGCTGGTGGTGCCGCGGGTGTTGAAGCGCAGCACGGCGAGGTCGGCCAGCGCGGGCAACCGGTAGGACGCCTTCTTCAGCACGTGGCTGTCCATGAAACCCCCCGCCGTGGGCAGGGGGTGCAGGGTCACCAAGGTCGCGACGGGGTCGCGGTCCAGCGGCAGGGCGAGTTCGCCGACGAGGGTCAGCCCGTCGGCGGTGTGCAGCTCGACGTCCTCGCGACGCGCGGGGAGGACCGTCTCGGAACGGATCTCAGTCACGCGCGAGTTCTTCGGTGAGGACCGCGGCGAAGTCCTCGACGTCGCCGTCGGTGGTGTCGAAGCTCGCGACGAGACGCACCTCCACCCCCTTCTCGGAGTACTCCGGGTCCCAGACGTGGAAGGGGATCCGCGCCGCGGCACGGGCGGCGACGGCGGCCGGGAGTTCCGCGAAGACGGCGTTGGCCTGCACCGGCCGGGTCAGTACGACCCCCGTCGCGGTGACGGCCGCGGCCAGCCGGGCGGCGGCGGCGTTGGCCGTCGCGGCGGTGCGCTGCCAGAGGTCGGTGCCGAACAGCGCGAGCAGCTGCGCCGAGACGAACCGGGTCTTGGAGGACTGCTGCATGCTGGGTTTCACCAGCCGCGCGAGGCCGGGCGCGGTCGCGGCGTCGCGGACGACGACGACCTCGGCGAAACCCCCGCCGTTCTTCGTCCCGCCCAGCGACACCGCGTCGACCCCGAGGGCGGTGGTCGTCTCGCCCAGACCGACCCCGAGGGAGACGGCCGCGTTGGAGAGCCGGGCGCCGTCGACGTGGACCCTGACCCCGAGCCGGTGCGCGACGGCCACGAGGTCGCCGAGGTGCTCCAGCGAGTAGGCCGTACCCAGTTCGGTGCTCTGCGTCAACGTCAGGGCACCGACGGGCGCGCGCATGAGGCTGTCGGCCACGCTGACGGCACGTTCGACGTCGGCGGGGTCCACGAGACCGTCGCGGGTCGGCAGGGCGATGACCTTGGTCCCACCGACGTGCTCGAGACCACCGGCCTCGTCGTGCAGGACGTGGGCCTGGTCGGAGCTGAGGACG
This region includes:
- a CDS encoding alpha/beta hydrolase is translated as MTEIRSETVLPARREDVELHTADGLTLVGELALPLDRDPVATLVTLHPLPTAGGFMDSHVLKKASYRLPALADLAVLRFNTRGTTSPRGTSEGHFDAGDGERFDVAAALEFVEFRDLPHVWLLGWSFGTDLALVHGRDPLVEGLILLSPPLRWSTPGDLEAWAEFGRPVTALVPEFDDFLRPEQARERFAPLRQAEIVPVDGAKHLWVGEKSVRRVLDEVVARVNPARSPLPTDY
- a CDS encoding threonine aldolase family protein; this translates as MIPLHDPAVRGFASDNAAGMHPEVLAALSSANGGHVVSYGGDPYTLALQESLRGHFGPDVVSAVVLTGTGANVTALQALTQRWESVLSSDQAHVLHDEAGGLEHVGGTKVIALPTRDGLVDPADVERAVSVADSLMRAPVGALTLTQSTELGTAYSLEHLGDLVAVAHRLGVRVHVDGARLSNAAVSLGVGLGETTTALGVDAVSLGGTKNGGGFAEVVVVRDAATAPGLARLVKPSMQQSSKTRFVSAQLLALFGTDLWQRTAATANAAAARLAAAVTATGVVLTRPVQANAVFAELPAAVAARAAARIPFHVWDPEYSEKGVEVRLVASFDTTDGDVEDFAAVLTEELARD